In the genome of Candidatus Saccharibacteria bacterium oral taxon 488, one region contains:
- the rnc gene encoding ribonuclease III, translated as MSGMNTAPYQEFAREKLGFEFNNLDLLITALTHRSYVNEHRKSVHGHNERLEFLGDAVLELAVTEYLFTHFSEPEGVLTAWRAALVRTESIGAAGDKLGYGPLIRMSKGEKNGSDRAHLQILANAFEAVIGAIYLERGFDDARDFIHKHIIVKLDGILESGSWRDPKSYLQEISQRVDGQTPVYKVLGEEGQIMIRYLRSGCSSVKR; from the coding sequence ATGAGCGGGATGAATACGGCGCCGTATCAGGAGTTTGCGCGTGAGAAGCTAGGGTTTGAGTTTAATAACTTGGATCTGTTGATTACGGCTTTGACGCATCGTAGCTACGTTAATGAACACAGAAAATCAGTCCACGGGCATAACGAGCGGTTGGAATTCCTCGGTGATGCGGTGTTGGAGTTAGCGGTAACGGAGTATTTATTTACGCACTTTTCTGAGCCGGAAGGAGTTTTGACGGCGTGGCGGGCGGCACTGGTGCGCACGGAAAGTATCGGTGCGGCGGGTGATAAATTAGGTTATGGGCCGCTGATTCGTATGTCAAAGGGTGAGAAAAATGGTTCAGACCGGGCGCACTTGCAGATTTTAGCCAATGCGTTCGAGGCGGTGATCGGCGCGATTTATCTGGAGCGCGGCTTTGATGATGCGCGCGATTTTATTCATAAACATATCATCGTTAAGTTGGACGGAATTTTGGAATCAGGCAGCTGGCGCGATCCGAAGTCGTATTTACAGGAAATTTCTCAGCGCGTTGATGGTCAGACGCCGGTGTACAAAGTTTTGGGCGAGGAGGGCCAGATCATGATAAGGTATTTACGCTCGGGGTGTTCGTCGGTGAAACGCTGA
- a CDS encoding DUF1653 domain-containing protein: MSKGVYRYSKSGKLYEVIGLALETETEDLLVIYRPLYENEYELFARPVSMFTETVVLDGKSVPRFEKINSKAQV, from the coding sequence ATTAGCAAGGGTGTATACCGGTACAGCAAATCAGGCAAGCTGTACGAGGTGATCGGCCTCGCATTGGAAACTGAGACGGAAGATCTTTTGGTGATCTATCGACCTCTCTATGAAAATGAATATGAACTATTCGCCCGCCCCGTCAGTATGTTTACGGAAACAGTAGTGCTGGACGGGAAATCTGTGCCGCGATTCGAGAAAATAAACTCCAAAGCTCAGGTGTAA
- a CDS encoding leucine--tRNA ligase has translation MRRYNPTEIEKKWQDKWEADGTYVTDLSDTTRPKYYSLSMLPGITGAGIHIGHGRTFQFADIKARLKRQQGYNVYHPIGWDSFGLPVENYAIKVGKTPRVAHDEAKVHFKEQLKCLGFSYDWSKEISTADPEYYKWTQWIFTQLYKHDLAYQKEQLQWWCDTDNTVLANEQVEGGKCWRCGNPVTKRNLKQWFFRITAYADEILEATDDLDWTEMVKTMQKNWIGRSVGAEVEFAAEGCDDVITVFTTRPDTLFGATYVALAPEHPLVFQLVNADTRAKVEAYIQAAQKKSDVERQENKDKTGVFTGSYAINPVNGQKLPIWTADYVLSGYGTGAVMAVPAHDERDLEFAEKFDLPVVQVIEKPENSADAGCYTGEGELINSGDFDGLRSEEAREQVVAWLEQQGLGRSKTTYKMRDWLISRQRYWGAPIPMVHVDGFEPITVADECLPVILPEVENFKPTGGNTSVLAQVDDWVRVWVDVETGKTMPITEPKPAGNNWHEGRRETDTLDGYACSSWYFLRYLDPHNDAEAWDPERINHWMPVDYYNGADHAVAHLLYSRFWMRFFHKLGLVPTPEPFKRMMYNAYIMAPDGQKMSKSKGNVIDPMEIMDSGYGADALRVYEMFIAPYDMDAPWDPRGVPGTYRFLNRVWNIVQEFLAAPSSFRVHSSLESPQEITRERSAGVSATREPSTASVGGGDAVTLLRLTHSTIKKVTRDIEDEKFNTAVAAMMEMVNGLYKFKESHGMQVSETWRFTLESLLQILAPFAPHITEELWQELGHTDTIHVNHWPKWDEQYLVSDVMTIIVQVNGKLRSKLELPTDIDQQGVEAAALADEKVCSYLNARAPKKVIYVPGKLVNIVV, from the coding sequence ATGAGACGCTACAATCCGACGGAAATTGAGAAAAAATGGCAAGATAAATGGGAGGCTGACGGCACCTATGTCACTGATCTTAGTGATACAACGCGCCCAAAATACTACAGCTTGAGTATGCTTCCTGGTATCACTGGGGCTGGCATTCACATCGGTCACGGTCGGACGTTTCAGTTTGCTGACATCAAAGCGCGCCTGAAGCGTCAGCAAGGCTACAATGTGTACCATCCAATTGGTTGGGACAGCTTCGGACTGCCAGTGGAAAATTACGCTATCAAGGTTGGTAAAACGCCGCGGGTAGCGCACGATGAAGCCAAGGTTCATTTTAAGGAGCAGCTGAAATGCCTCGGCTTTAGTTATGATTGGTCAAAGGAGATTTCCACCGCTGACCCCGAGTATTACAAATGGACTCAGTGGATTTTTACGCAGCTGTACAAGCACGATTTGGCATATCAAAAGGAGCAACTGCAGTGGTGGTGCGATACCGACAATACGGTGTTAGCTAACGAGCAGGTTGAGGGCGGCAAATGTTGGCGCTGCGGCAACCCCGTTACCAAGCGCAACCTCAAACAGTGGTTTTTCCGCATCACGGCCTATGCTGATGAGATTTTGGAGGCGACTGATGACTTGGACTGGACGGAAATGGTCAAAACCATGCAGAAAAATTGGATTGGCCGGTCGGTCGGTGCGGAGGTTGAGTTTGCGGCTGAAGGCTGCGACGATGTCATCACTGTTTTCACTACGCGTCCTGACACGCTGTTTGGCGCGACATATGTGGCGTTGGCGCCAGAGCATCCGTTAGTATTTCAGTTGGTTAATGCCGACACGCGTGCCAAAGTTGAAGCATACATTCAAGCGGCGCAGAAAAAATCCGACGTTGAACGCCAAGAAAATAAAGACAAAACAGGCGTCTTTACTGGCAGTTACGCTATCAATCCAGTCAATGGCCAAAAGCTGCCAATCTGGACGGCTGACTACGTACTGAGTGGCTATGGCACGGGTGCAGTCATGGCAGTGCCAGCGCATGATGAACGCGACTTGGAATTTGCCGAAAAATTTGATTTGCCAGTAGTGCAAGTGATTGAAAAGCCAGAAAACTCGGCGGATGCTGGCTGTTACACGGGTGAAGGCGAATTGATTAATTCGGGCGATTTTGACGGCCTGCGCAGCGAAGAGGCTCGTGAACAGGTGGTGGCTTGGCTGGAGCAACAGGGCCTGGGTCGGAGCAAGACTACCTATAAGATGCGTGACTGGCTGATTTCTCGTCAGCGGTACTGGGGTGCGCCAATTCCAATGGTTCATGTTGATGGTTTCGAGCCAATTACTGTTGCGGATGAGTGCTTGCCGGTGATTCTGCCAGAAGTCGAGAATTTCAAGCCAACGGGCGGTAATACGTCAGTCTTAGCGCAAGTTGATGACTGGGTGCGCGTGTGGGTTGATGTTGAAACGGGTAAAACCATGCCGATTACTGAGCCGAAGCCAGCGGGCAACAATTGGCATGAAGGGCGGCGCGAAACGGACACATTGGATGGCTATGCCTGTTCCAGTTGGTATTTCCTGCGTTATCTTGACCCGCATAATGACGCCGAGGCGTGGGATCCAGAGCGCATTAATCACTGGATGCCGGTTGATTATTATAATGGTGCTGACCACGCGGTAGCACACTTGCTATACAGTCGTTTTTGGATGCGATTTTTCCATAAACTTGGTTTAGTGCCGACACCGGAGCCGTTCAAGCGAATGATGTATAACGCCTACATCATGGCGCCGGACGGTCAAAAGATGAGTAAGTCCAAGGGCAATGTCATCGATCCGATGGAGATTATGGACTCTGGTTACGGTGCCGATGCGCTGCGTGTTTACGAGATGTTCATCGCGCCGTACGATATGGATGCGCCATGGGATCCACGCGGGGTGCCGGGGACGTATCGGTTCTTAAACCGAGTGTGGAACATAGTGCAGGAGTTTTTGGCGGCGCCATCCTCCTTCAGAGTACACTCTTCGCTCGAATCTCCACAGGAGATTACTCGTGAGCGTTCGGCTGGAGTGTCCGCTACTCGCGAACCCTCCACAGCCTCTGTCGGAGGGGGTGACGCCGTCACCCTTCTCCGCCTAACGCACTCAACCATCAAAAAAGTCACTCGCGACATCGAGGACGAAAAGTTCAATACGGCCGTAGCGGCGATGATGGAGATGGTCAATGGCCTATACAAGTTCAAAGAATCACACGGCATGCAAGTGTCGGAAACGTGGCGGTTCACCCTGGAGAGTCTGCTGCAGATTTTGGCACCATTTGCGCCGCACATCACGGAAGAGTTGTGGCAGGAACTGGGCCATACCGACACCATTCACGTCAACCATTGGCCAAAATGGGATGAGCAATATCTGGTGAGCGATGTGATGACGATCATCGTGCAGGTCAATGGCAAGCTTCGATCGAAGCTTGAGCTGCCGACCGACATCGACCAGCAGGGCGTTGAAGCAGCAGCTCTGGCTGATGAAAAAGTTTGCTCCTATCTCAATGCCCGGGCACCGAAAAAGGTGATTTATGTGCCAGGGAAGTTGGTGAATATTGTTGTCTAG
- the nusB gene encoding transcription antitermination factor NusB produces MASNRHLGRIVALQTLYEIEFRQEVGDSEINVADILTRNLEKYKSSVDDVEFVRSLIDGVTVHKAELDDKLRPLAPEWPIEQISRIDRTVLRLGLYELLFSRAVVPPKVAINEAVELAKTFGSDNSGKFVNGVLGTAYRSLQEDADEDKQL; encoded by the coding sequence ATGGCTTCAAACCGTCACTTAGGACGAATCGTCGCGTTGCAGACGTTATACGAGATTGAGTTTCGCCAGGAAGTTGGCGACAGCGAGATTAATGTCGCCGATATCTTGACGCGCAATCTTGAGAAATACAAATCATCAGTCGATGATGTCGAGTTTGTGCGAAGTCTGATCGATGGCGTCACCGTGCATAAAGCAGAGCTTGATGATAAACTTCGTCCGCTGGCGCCAGAATGGCCGATTGAGCAGATATCGCGAATTGATCGGACGGTGTTGCGGCTCGGGCTGTATGAATTATTGTTTTCTCGGGCAGTGGTGCCGCCAAAGGTGGCCATCAACGAAGCAGTGGAACTGGCAAAAACGTTTGGTTCGGATAACTCAGGGAAATTTGTGAACGGTGTGCTCGGCACAGCGTATCGCTCCCTTCAAGAGGACGCCGATGAAGACAAGCAGCTTTGA
- a CDS encoding GNAT family N-acetyltransferase, producing the protein MNELTIERASHIAESDVADITNLIAALTSKPHPADTELLQQIIDSPSHVLLLARLSGKVVGMATAALLLGPAAGRKIYLDDFVTDPTVQGKGVGSQLWDAVIDWGREQGAQKLEFTSRPEREAAQRFYLKKGAVVRSTNAFAKQL; encoded by the coding sequence ATGAACGAATTGACAATTGAACGCGCATCCCACATCGCCGAATCTGATGTGGCAGACATTACTAACCTCATCGCGGCACTCACCAGCAAGCCACATCCAGCCGACACCGAGTTATTACAGCAGATCATTGACTCGCCGAGCCATGTGTTGCTGTTGGCGCGGTTATCAGGCAAAGTCGTTGGCATGGCAACGGCAGCACTGCTACTTGGGCCGGCTGCTGGGCGTAAAATCTATCTTGATGATTTTGTGACCGACCCGACGGTACAGGGCAAGGGTGTCGGCTCTCAACTCTGGGACGCCGTCATTGACTGGGGTCGTGAACAGGGTGCTCAAAAACTGGAGTTTACATCGCGCCCAGAACGTGAAGCGGCGCAGCGATTCTACTTGAAAAAAGGCGCGGTCGTACGTAGCACTAATGCCTTCGCCAAACAATTGTAG
- a CDS encoding non-canonical purine NTP pyrophosphatase, translating to MMKTITFITGNQHKADYLSRMLDLPLKHRAVDLAEIQSTSLEEVVEYKVRQAYVIAKCPVLIEDVALEFTALGGLPGPFIKFFVEAPNGLENLCRMLDGFGDRSAVAACVFGYYDGQRIKLFRAELHGAISEHPIGDGGFGWDKIFCPDGYEGKTRAELTPDEDAETYRLFKPIDVVRHFLATLE from the coding sequence GTGATGAAGACAATCACTTTTATCACCGGCAATCAGCACAAAGCAGATTATTTATCGCGCATGCTGGACTTACCGCTGAAACATCGGGCGGTTGATTTAGCAGAGATTCAATCAACTAGTTTGGAAGAAGTTGTTGAGTATAAGGTGCGTCAGGCGTATGTAATCGCCAAATGTCCGGTTTTGATTGAGGATGTGGCGCTTGAGTTTACAGCATTGGGAGGACTGCCGGGTCCGTTTATTAAGTTTTTTGTCGAGGCGCCGAACGGTTTAGAGAATCTTTGCCGGATGCTTGATGGCTTTGGCGATCGATCGGCAGTGGCGGCATGTGTATTTGGCTACTACGACGGCCAGCGGATCAAGTTATTTCGCGCTGAACTTCATGGCGCCATCTCTGAGCATCCCATAGGCGATGGCGGCTTTGGCTGGGATAAAATATTTTGCCCGGATGGCTACGAGGGTAAAACTCGTGCCGAATTAACGCCAGATGAGGACGCTGAGACGTACCGCTTATTCAAGCCAATCGATGTCGTCCGCCATTTTCTCGCCACACTTGAATAA
- a CDS encoding NUDIX domain-containing protein — translation MKTSSFDHIKKYFGGRKKPSIQEIVREPTAGGVVFRRNKKGDVEFLLYQDARDRWTIPKGHVEPGETAQAAAKREVGEEAGLKNIEVCGWLGKINFRYRRLDKLVLISQQVYLMKALDPDEKLQKEDWMNGLKWFTFHEALDEIEYEDIGKLILLAMKRIRQENL, via the coding sequence ATGAAGACAAGCAGCTTTGATCATATCAAGAAATATTTTGGCGGTCGCAAAAAACCGTCGATCCAGGAAATAGTTCGCGAGCCAACCGCCGGCGGCGTGGTGTTTCGACGTAATAAAAAGGGTGATGTTGAGTTTCTACTTTATCAAGACGCGCGGGATCGCTGGACCATTCCCAAGGGCCATGTTGAGCCGGGCGAGACAGCACAAGCCGCCGCCAAGCGTGAGGTTGGCGAGGAGGCTGGCCTCAAGAATATCGAGGTATGCGGCTGGCTGGGCAAAATTAATTTTCGCTACCGCCGGCTTGATAAATTAGTACTGATTTCGCAGCAAGTATACCTGATGAAGGCGCTTGATCCGGACGAAAAACTACAAAAAGAAGACTGGATGAATGGCCTCAAGTGGTTTACCTTTCATGAGGCGCTGGATGAGATTGAGTATGAGGATATTGGCAAGTTAATTCTGCTCGCTATGAAGCGAATCAGGCAGGAGAATCTATAG
- the pyk gene encoding pyruvate kinase, producing MSNTIFKRTKILATVGPATMSQDKISQLMQAGVNGFRLNFSHGSYDERREQIDWIRTASHEQGKPVAILQDLQGPKIRLGVLKDNMLTVRAGDMLTLDSSITEHDGSFNLPVQYNLAEKMKVGEPLYMFDGKIKSIVREIAGPTAIKVEVQNDGFLMSRKGLNLPDTDFGGDILTPKDIADIEWAANQDFDYVALSFVQTEDDIIDLRSRLTALGSDAYIIAKIETKSAISDEHLEEIVKASDGIMVARGDLAVEAGAEIVPVIQRRIIALCRKYSKLSIVATQMMGSMVDNPEPSRAEVSDVANAVIQGADTVMLSDETANGKYPIETVQAMRRTIMYTQEHSDVMAVESSEKRRKHDALLSYTAARLATELKARAIIAETSTGVTAVNVGAFRPNMPIISVTDSQKTAQKLALSYATRSYVRPSGLGSANKLAEELKAEGYFGEDPVTLVLVSGHQPGRPGKTDNIQIRTME from the coding sequence ATGAGTAACACAATTTTTAAACGTACCAAAATCCTAGCGACTGTCGGTCCGGCAACGATGAGTCAGGATAAAATTAGTCAACTTATGCAGGCCGGTGTCAATGGCTTTCGTCTGAATTTCAGCCACGGTAGTTATGACGAGCGGCGTGAGCAAATCGACTGGATTCGCACGGCCAGTCATGAGCAGGGCAAACCAGTTGCCATTCTCCAAGACCTTCAAGGTCCAAAAATCCGCCTCGGCGTTCTCAAAGATAACATGCTGACGGTGCGGGCTGGTGATATGCTGACGCTTGATTCGTCAATCACAGAACACGATGGAAGTTTCAATCTGCCTGTCCAATATAACCTCGCTGAGAAAATGAAAGTTGGCGAGCCGCTGTATATGTTTGATGGCAAGATCAAGTCGATCGTTCGTGAAATTGCTGGCCCAACGGCCATCAAGGTGGAGGTGCAGAATGACGGATTTTTGATGAGCCGTAAAGGGTTGAATCTGCCAGATACCGATTTTGGTGGTGATATCTTGACACCAAAAGATATCGCCGATATTGAGTGGGCAGCCAATCAAGATTTTGATTATGTGGCGCTTAGTTTTGTACAGACGGAGGACGACATTATCGATCTGCGCTCGCGGCTGACGGCGCTGGGCTCGGATGCGTATATTATTGCCAAAATCGAGACCAAGTCAGCGATCTCTGATGAGCATCTGGAGGAAATCGTCAAGGCGAGTGACGGCATCATGGTGGCGCGCGGTGACCTGGCGGTTGAGGCTGGGGCCGAGATCGTGCCAGTTATCCAACGGCGTATTATCGCTCTTTGTCGTAAATATTCTAAGCTCAGTATCGTCGCGACACAGATGATGGGCAGTATGGTTGACAATCCTGAGCCATCTCGCGCTGAGGTGAGCGATGTTGCCAATGCGGTCATCCAGGGTGCTGACACGGTGATGTTGTCGGATGAAACGGCCAACGGTAAATATCCGATCGAGACAGTGCAGGCGATGCGCCGGACGATTATGTACACTCAGGAGCACAGTGATGTCATGGCGGTTGAGTCAAGCGAGAAGCGTCGTAAGCACGATGCGCTGCTCAGCTACACGGCGGCGCGGTTAGCCACAGAGCTTAAGGCGCGGGCAATTATTGCCGAGACTAGTACGGGTGTAACTGCGGTGAATGTCGGCGCCTTTCGGCCGAATATGCCGATTATTAGCGTGACTGATAGCCAAAAAACCGCTCAAAAATTAGCACTCAGTTACGCCACGCGCTCATACGTTCGTCCAAGTGGCCTGGGTTCGGCCAATAAATTAGCAGAAGAATTGAAGGCCGAAGGTTACTTTGGCGAGGATCCAGTGACGTTGGTGCTGGTCAGTGGTCATCAACCGGGCCGGCCGGGCAAGACCGATAATATCCAGATCCGGACAATGGAGTAG
- a CDS encoding phosphate acetyltransferase — protein MNQHIRDLAKILALNPPRVVFPEGDNHIIQQAARALEESGAVQPVLLDGKEDAISRGATMLTSSETDVMVAGIDHPTKDVLRAGLKIVGLAPDIRYASSFFVMDIPQFQGGEHGLLFFADCGMNIQPNAEQLAAIAVASADSAASLGWEPRVAMLSYSTKGSAGGDSVELVTQALQLVKTEQPDILIDGELQLDAAIVPAIGQKKSPDSPVAGRANVLVFPDLDSGNIAYKLAEHLAGGHAYGPILQGFAQPISDLSRGSSVDDVIGATLITASIARGARLATRATG, from the coding sequence ATGAATCAGCACATACGAGACTTAGCAAAAATTTTAGCTTTAAACCCGCCGCGCGTGGTATTTCCTGAGGGCGATAATCACATCATCCAGCAGGCAGCGCGCGCACTAGAAGAAAGCGGCGCGGTGCAGCCGGTGCTGCTTGATGGAAAAGAGGACGCTATCAGTCGCGGTGCAACGATGCTAACGAGCAGCGAGACTGACGTTATGGTGGCTGGGATTGATCATCCAACGAAAGACGTGCTGCGGGCTGGGCTGAAAATTGTTGGACTAGCGCCCGATATTCGGTATGCGTCTAGCTTTTTCGTGATGGATATCCCACAGTTTCAGGGCGGCGAACACGGTTTGTTATTCTTTGCTGATTGTGGCATGAACATTCAGCCAAACGCCGAGCAGCTAGCGGCAATTGCTGTGGCCTCGGCGGATAGTGCGGCGTCACTTGGCTGGGAGCCGCGCGTGGCTATGTTGTCATACTCAACGAAAGGCAGCGCTGGTGGCGACAGTGTCGAGCTCGTCACCCAGGCACTGCAGCTCGTCAAAACAGAACAGCCCGATATACTCATTGACGGTGAACTGCAATTAGACGCGGCAATCGTCCCGGCTATCGGCCAGAAAAAATCACCGGACAGTCCGGTTGCTGGCAGAGCTAATGTCCTTGTTTTCCCTGATCTTGATTCTGGCAATATCGCTTATAAGCTAGCCGAACACCTGGCTGGCGGCCATGCATACGGGCCGATCTTGCAGGGTTTTGCTCAGCCGATCAGCGATCTATCGCGCGGCTCCAGCGTTGATGATGTGATTGGCGCCACGCTCATCACTGCCAGCATAGCGCGGGGTGCACGCCTAGCAACGAGGGCTACTGGGTGA
- the pgk gene encoding phosphoglycerate kinase — protein sequence MGRFFKQTIHDVNLRGLTVLVRVDYNVPLTTTGGIASDLRIRASLPTLCYLLEQRCKIVLMSHLGRPKGVDPAYSLRPVARRLAELLGRPVQFIDGCVGDKIRQAARHMAAGDILMLENLRFYDEESRDDMVFARAIARAVRPDYFVQDGFAVVHRAHASTHAITLYVPGLAGDLLVHEYTALTAAMSHPARPLVAIIGGVKIADKIALIERLIDKADTILIGGAMANTFLAYRGHRMGHSTVEPDQEQVLAAIYRRAAEKVGGERVDQFLRLPSDVAVALSPETSGDRHEVSVDGIGDGEMALDIGAETMAQFASVIASAKTVIWNGPLGYSTNPLFARGSARIAEAIVQNHGVTSIIGGGDTAEFVLGWDGHDGKQFSHISTGGGASLELMSGKKLPGVESLLDAHGLK from the coding sequence GTGGGCAGATTTTTCAAGCAAACAATTCATGACGTTAATCTCCGCGGGCTAACCGTCCTGGTGCGGGTTGATTATAATGTGCCCTTGACTACGACTGGTGGGATCGCCAGTGACTTACGAATTCGTGCTAGTTTGCCGACTCTATGCTATCTATTAGAGCAACGCTGCAAGATTGTTTTGATGAGTCACCTCGGGCGGCCAAAGGGGGTCGATCCGGCATACAGTCTGCGTCCAGTGGCGCGCCGACTGGCTGAGCTGCTCGGGCGGCCAGTGCAGTTTATTGATGGCTGTGTCGGTGATAAGATTCGTCAAGCAGCGCGGCATATGGCAGCCGGCGACATACTGATGCTAGAAAATTTGCGGTTTTATGATGAGGAGTCGCGTGACGATATGGTGTTTGCCAGGGCAATTGCTCGGGCAGTGCGGCCGGATTATTTTGTGCAGGATGGTTTTGCGGTGGTGCATCGAGCCCACGCCAGTACCCATGCGATTACATTATATGTGCCGGGGCTGGCCGGTGATCTATTGGTGCACGAATATACCGCGCTAACCGCAGCGATGTCGCATCCAGCGCGACCACTAGTGGCGATTATTGGTGGTGTGAAGATTGCTGATAAGATTGCGCTGATTGAGCGGCTGATTGATAAAGCTGACACGATTCTCATCGGTGGGGCGATGGCCAACACCTTCCTCGCCTATCGCGGCCATAGGATGGGCCACAGTACGGTTGAGCCGGATCAAGAGCAGGTGCTGGCGGCCATCTACCGCCGTGCTGCCGAGAAAGTTGGTGGTGAGCGGGTCGATCAGTTTTTGCGGCTGCCTAGTGATGTAGCGGTGGCTTTGTCACCAGAAACATCGGGCGATCGCCATGAAGTGTCGGTTGATGGGATCGGTGACGGTGAGATGGCGCTAGATATTGGTGCTGAGACGATGGCGCAGTTTGCCTCGGTGATTGCCTCGGCGAAAACAGTCATTTGGAACGGGCCGCTGGGGTATTCGACTAATCCGTTGTTTGCTCGGGGGTCGGCTCGGATCGCCGAAGCCATCGTACAAAATCACGGCGTTACGTCAATTATTGGTGGTGGCGATACGGCGGAGTTTGTCCTTGGGTGGGATGGGCATGACGGCAAGCAATTTTCGCATATTTCGACCGGTGGCGGAGCCAGCCTCGAGCTGATGAGCGGTAAAAAATTACCAGGTGTGGAAAGTTTACTAGACGCACACGGACTAAAATGA